One stretch of Emys orbicularis isolate rEmyOrb1 chromosome 5, rEmyOrb1.hap1, whole genome shotgun sequence DNA includes these proteins:
- the SPP1 gene encoding osteopontin, with protein sequence MKIAVLCLCLISIAFALPVSKLKHHAISESSEENHDSRSHHSHRDHHQHVHTQSRVRPAQTQELLVPPQQDCFSSDESVDTEQQSLPEPASVSNEDDGDHDDNDSNDTDESDEDIVTDFPTDAPVTTPLTPALPTRGDNSGRGDSVAYRMRAKAKLADVYHKEKSSKLYKAAGKFIIHEVSEEDDSKPDTESQQVDSFKAQPAAHRFPGKSDISLELDDKSNMQDSNEVNSMSRDKRLENDSQQQLDSVEADSDNSKPDVTEDSHMSSESTEQQKAQIEDLQQVDGIPEVNDSNQTSESTEDTQDHKSIEDNEVTL encoded by the exons ATGAAGATTGCAGTGCTTTGTTTGTGCCTCATCAGCATCGCCTTTGCATTACCA GTGAGTAAATTGAAGCATCATGCCATCTCAGAGAGCTCTGAAGAAAACCAT GATTCCAGGAGCCATCATTCTCACAGAGATCACCACCAGCATGTGCATACACAATCACGTGTGAGACCAGCACAAACACAAGAACTTCTGGTACCACCTCAGCAG GACTGTTTTTCTTCAGACGAAAGTGTTGACACCGAGCAGCAG AGCCTTCCTGAGCCAGCAAGTGTAAGTAATGAAGATGATGGTGATCATGATGATAACGATTCCAATGACACAGATGAATCAGATGAGGATATTGTCACCGATTTTCCCACTGATGCCCCAGTAACTACACCTTTAACTCCTGCCCTCCCCACAAGGGGAGATAATTCAGGCAGAGGAGACAGCGTGGCCTATAGAATGAGGGCAAAAGCAAAGTTGGCAGACGTATACCATAAGGAGAAGTCTAGCAAGCTCTACAAAGCTGCAGGAAAG TTCATCATACATGAGGTCTCAGAGGAGGATGACAGCAAACCAGACACAGAAAGCCAGCAGGTGGATTCCTTCAAAGCCCAACCTGCTGCACACCGCTTTCCAGGAAAATCTGACATTAGCCTGGAACTGGATGACAAAAGTAACATGCAGGACAGCAATGAAGTCAACAGCATGTCACGCGATAAGCGCCTGGAAAACGACAGCCAACAGCAGCTTGACAGTGTGGAGGCAGACAGCGACAACAGCAAACCTGATGTCACAGAAGACAGTCACATGAGCAGTGAAAGCACAGAACAGCAGAAGGCCCAAATTGAGGACCTACAACAGGTTGATGGTatccctgaagtcaatgatagCAATCAAACTTCTGAGAGCACTGAAGACACTCAAGACCATAAAAGCATTGAAGACAATGAAGTCActctttaa